The Thiorhodovibrio litoralis genome includes a window with the following:
- the fliM gene encoding flagellar motor switch protein FliM, producing the protein MAQQTDILSQDEIDALLHGVDGGDIDTESEDFPTDGEARSFNFATQERIVRGRMPTLEMINERFARYLRVHLFNLLRRSAEISVVGTRLTKFADYVHSLFVPTSLNLVRVAPLHGTALFVFDPKLVFVLVDNFFGGDGRFYTRIEGRDFTPMEMRVIQNLLNTAFRDMEKAWEPVMELKFEFINSEVNPQFANIVSPTEIVVINDFHIDLDGGGGNLHVTLPYSMIEPIREHLDTGLQSDRSGVDQRWLKALQEEVQVAEVEISSMLTEATLSVEELLRVRAGDIIPVDLPEQVILNVEDVPLFRGKYGTLNGQNAIKIEEILHR; encoded by the coding sequence ATGGCCCAGCAAACCGACATCCTCAGCCAAGATGAAATCGACGCCCTGTTACACGGTGTTGATGGCGGCGACATTGATACGGAGAGCGAGGACTTCCCCACCGACGGCGAGGCGCGGTCGTTCAATTTCGCAACTCAGGAGCGTATCGTCCGCGGGCGTATGCCGACGCTCGAGATGATCAACGAGCGTTTCGCCCGTTACCTGCGCGTGCATCTATTCAATCTGCTGCGGCGCTCGGCGGAGATTTCCGTGGTCGGCACCCGGCTGACCAAATTCGCGGACTATGTCCATTCCCTGTTCGTGCCGACCAGCCTGAACCTGGTGCGCGTAGCCCCTCTGCATGGAACAGCGCTTTTCGTGTTCGACCCGAAGCTGGTGTTCGTGTTGGTGGATAACTTCTTCGGCGGCGACGGGCGCTTCTACACCCGCATCGAAGGGCGCGATTTCACGCCCATGGAAATGCGCGTCATCCAGAATCTGCTCAACACGGCCTTTCGCGACATGGAGAAAGCTTGGGAGCCCGTGATGGAGCTGAAATTCGAGTTCATCAACTCCGAGGTCAATCCGCAGTTCGCCAACATCGTCAGCCCCACCGAGATCGTGGTCATCAACGACTTCCACATCGATCTCGACGGCGGCGGTGGCAATCTGCACGTCACCCTGCCCTACTCCATGATCGAGCCGATTCGCGAGCATCTGGATACGGGCTTGCAATCGGACCGCTCGGGGGTTGACCAGCGCTGGCTCAAGGCCCTGCAGGAAGAAGTCCAGGTCGCGGAGGTCGAGATCAGCTCCATGCTGACCGAGGCGACATTGAGCGTCGAAGAATTGCTGCGGGTGCGCGCGGGCGACATCATTCCTGTCGATCTGCCGGAGCAAGTGATCTTGAACGTGGAGGATGTGC
- a CDS encoding flagellar basal body-associated FliL family protein, giving the protein MAKKPAKKEPADAQGGANKSKLIVIILVVLLLLGGGGAAAWFFLLRGGGEEAAVAEQQELGPSPLIYYRLDKPVTATLAPDEPANHLRVNVVLASRNQAVIDALQLHTPIIRNDLLVLFGNQSFEELNTPEGKEKLREQVHETVTAILVRTGSPAGIENVFFDEIVMQ; this is encoded by the coding sequence ATGGCAAAGAAACCGGCAAAAAAGGAACCAGCGGACGCCCAGGGCGGCGCCAACAAGAGCAAGCTGATTGTCATTATTTTAGTGGTATTGCTCTTGCTTGGGGGTGGTGGTGCGGCAGCCTGGTTTTTCCTGCTGCGCGGAGGAGGTGAGGAAGCTGCGGTGGCGGAGCAGCAGGAGCTCGGCCCTTCGCCCCTGATCTACTACCGCCTCGACAAGCCGGTCACTGCGACGCTGGCGCCCGATGAGCCGGCCAATCACCTGCGGGTTAATGTGGTGCTGGCTAGCCGGAATCAGGCCGTCATTGATGCGTTGCAGCTGCATACGCCGATCATTCGCAATGATCTGCTCGTGCTGTTCGGCAACCAGTCCTTCGAAGAGCTCAACACGCCCGAGGGGAAGGAAAAGTTGCGCGAGCAGGTGCATGAAACCGTCACCGCAATTTTGGTCCGCACCGGCTCTCCCGCCGGAATAGAGAATGTGTTTTTCGACGAGATCGTCATGCAATGA
- a CDS encoding AI-2E family transporter produces the protein MSKDQINNLTILLMTLGISALFLSMIHQFLMVIFLSGLFSALARPFYLRFDQLFGGRRHLASLVTLLAMVFIILIPLTSLIGVVVAQAIDVSQSVTPWVKKLSEPGVFAAKLEHLPFYDELGPYRELLISKAGEAVSIVSKFLVGGLSSLTLGTANVIFMAFVMLYTMYFLQMDGDKLVEKILYYLPLKSSDEHLMLDRFTSVTRATLKGSLLIGAVQGTLAGIAFAVAGIDNAVFWGTVMAVLSVIPSVGSALVWIPAVILLIVQGQMVSGILLALFCGLFVGSLDNFLRPILIGKDTKMHELMIFFGTLGGIMMFGISGIFIGPLIASLFITVWDMYGTTFRHLLPAVEWTPSVLPIGRRKPADGDDKERSASADSPLGRGPRRERDEHIGPAVEDQLHGDEESDDPKSRGGPLSDDQAAK, from the coding sequence ATGAGCAAAGACCAGATCAATAATCTGACCATTCTGCTGATGACGCTTGGCATCAGCGCGCTCTTTTTAAGCATGATCCATCAGTTTCTGATGGTGATTTTCCTCTCCGGGCTGTTCAGCGCGCTGGCGCGGCCCTTTTACCTGCGCTTCGACCAGTTGTTTGGCGGTCGGCGCCATCTGGCGTCGCTGGTGACCCTGCTGGCAATGGTTTTCATTATCCTGATCCCGCTCACCAGCCTGATCGGCGTTGTGGTCGCGCAGGCCATCGACGTCAGCCAGTCTGTCACGCCCTGGGTGAAAAAGCTTAGCGAACCCGGTGTTTTTGCCGCTAAGCTCGAGCATCTGCCGTTCTACGACGAGCTCGGACCTTACCGCGAGCTGCTGATTTCAAAGGCCGGCGAGGCGGTCAGCATCGTCAGCAAATTTTTGGTCGGCGGGCTGTCCTCGCTGACACTGGGCACCGCGAATGTGATCTTCATGGCTTTCGTGATGCTCTACACCATGTATTTTCTGCAAATGGACGGCGACAAGTTGGTGGAGAAAATTCTCTACTACCTGCCGCTCAAGAGCAGTGACGAGCATTTGATGCTCGACAGGTTCACCTCGGTTACCCGCGCCACGCTCAAGGGCAGCCTGCTGATCGGTGCCGTGCAAGGCACGCTGGCCGGTATCGCCTTTGCCGTCGCCGGCATCGATAACGCCGTTTTCTGGGGCACCGTGATGGCGGTGCTTTCCGTCATCCCAAGCGTCGGCTCGGCCCTGGTGTGGATTCCCGCTGTGATTCTCCTGATCGTTCAGGGCCAGATGGTCAGCGGCATTCTGCTGGCGCTCTTTTGCGGTCTGTTCGTCGGCAGCCTGGACAATTTCCTGCGCCCGATTCTGATCGGCAAAGACACGAAAATGCACGAGCTGATGATCTTCTTCGGCACCCTGGGCGGCATCATGATGTTCGGCATCTCGGGAATTTTCATCGGCCCGCTGATTGCCTCGCTCTTCATCACTGTGTGGGACATGTATGGCACCACCTTCAGGCACCTGCTGCCAGCGGTTGAGTGGACGCCCTCAGTGCTGCCCATCGGCCGGCGCAAGCCGGCCGATGGAGACGACAAGGAGCGGTCGGCCTCAGCTGACTCTCCCCTTGGCCGCGGCCCGCGCCGCGAGCGCGACGAACACATAGGACCAGCCGTTGAAGATCAGCTCCACGGCGACGAAGAGTCCGATGACCCAAAGTCCAGAGGTGGGCCACTGAGCGATGATCAGGCCGCCAAGTAG
- the panC gene encoding pantoate--beta-alanine ligase, which translates to MEIFTKIPATRAQVADWRRAGQRIALVPTMGALHDGHLSLVAQALSCADRVIVSLFVNPLQFGPNEDFDRYPRTFERDCELLNARGVHALFAPADAQMYPDGREGQTRVHVPGLSDMLCGLSRPGFFDGVATVVTKLFNAVQPDIAIFGEKDFQQLVVIRRLVRDLNLPIEILSGPTVREVDGLALSSRNAYLSDAERVAAPALYRQLQQAAQALRDGCSPAAAEAEGERALNAVGFNTDYFSVRRAHDLGAAQPCDAALVILVAAYLGSTRLIDNLLLQRPAART; encoded by the coding sequence TTGGAAATCTTCACGAAAATACCCGCCACCCGCGCGCAAGTAGCCGATTGGCGCCGTGCAGGTCAGCGCATCGCGCTGGTGCCAACCATGGGAGCGCTGCACGACGGACATCTGTCGCTGGTTGCTCAGGCGCTGAGTTGCGCCGACCGTGTCATCGTGAGCCTGTTCGTCAATCCGCTGCAATTCGGCCCCAATGAAGACTTCGACCGCTATCCGCGCACCTTTGAACGCGATTGCGAGCTGCTCAATGCGCGCGGCGTGCATGCACTCTTTGCTCCAGCGGATGCGCAAATGTATCCCGACGGGCGCGAGGGGCAGACACGGGTGCATGTTCCCGGGCTTTCAGACATGCTCTGCGGCCTGAGCCGACCCGGATTTTTCGACGGGGTCGCAACAGTTGTGACCAAACTCTTCAATGCCGTGCAGCCAGATATAGCGATCTTCGGCGAGAAAGACTTTCAGCAACTGGTTGTCATCCGCCGACTGGTGCGGGATCTCAACCTACCGATTGAGATTCTCTCTGGCCCCACGGTACGGGAAGTCGACGGCCTCGCGCTGAGTTCGCGCAACGCCTATCTCTCGGATGCCGAGCGGGTTGCTGCGCCAGCGCTCTACCGGCAACTCCAGCAGGCCGCACAAGCCCTGCGCGATGGGTGCAGCCCAGCGGCGGCTGAAGCCGAGGGCGAGCGGGCACTGAACGCGGTCGGATTCAACACGGACTATTTCAGCGTGCGGCGCGCGCACGATCTTGGCGCTGCGCAGCCGTGCGATGCCGCGTTGGTCATCCTGGTCGCGGCTTATCTTGGGAGCACCCGTCTGATCGATAATCTGCTCCTACAGCGGCCTGCTGCAAGAACTTGA
- the panB gene encoding 3-methyl-2-oxobutanoate hydroxymethyltransferase: MEPMTLRRLATMKRERERIACLTCYDATFARLLEQAGVDVLLVGDSLGNVIQGQDSTLPVTLDDMVYHTACVARATSGPLLIADLPFLSYTTPAQTLESARRLMGEGGARMIKLEGGEPRMLDCVRSLSDFGVPVCAHLGLLPQSVHRLGGYRYQGRDAAAAERIRAEALALEQAGAAMLVLECVPAQLAAELTQSLSLPVIGIGAGPDCDGQVLVLHDMLGAGTQPRFSRDFLTGQDKGLRGAVDAYLTAVKCGAFPGPEQTLF, from the coding sequence ATGGAACCCATGACTCTGAGACGCCTCGCCACCATGAAGCGCGAGCGTGAGCGGATTGCCTGCCTGACCTGTTACGACGCGACCTTCGCGCGGCTGCTGGAGCAGGCCGGGGTCGATGTGCTGCTGGTGGGCGACTCTCTGGGCAATGTGATTCAGGGTCAGGACAGTACGCTGCCGGTCACGCTCGATGACATGGTGTATCACACCGCTTGCGTCGCGCGCGCCACCTCCGGCCCGCTGCTGATTGCCGATCTGCCCTTTCTGAGCTACACCACGCCGGCACAGACGCTTGAGAGCGCCCGCCGGCTGATGGGCGAAGGTGGCGCCCGCATGATCAAACTGGAGGGCGGCGAACCGAGGATGCTCGATTGCGTCCGCTCGCTGAGTGATTTTGGCGTGCCCGTTTGCGCGCACCTCGGCCTGCTGCCGCAGTCGGTGCACAGGCTCGGCGGATACCGTTATCAAGGGCGCGATGCCGCGGCGGCGGAGCGGATTCGCGCCGAGGCGCTGGCGCTCGAGCAGGCCGGAGCTGCCATGCTGGTGCTGGAGTGCGTACCAGCGCAATTGGCGGCAGAGCTGACCCAGAGCCTCAGCCTGCCGGTGATTGGCATCGGCGCTGGTCCCGACTGCGATGGGCAGGTGCTGGTGCTGCACGACATGCTGGGGGCGGGCACGCAGCCGCGCTTTAGTCGGGATTTCCTGACCGGCCAAGACAAAGGGCTGCGCGGTGCGGTCGACGCCTATTTAACGGCAGTGAAGTGCGGGGCCTTTCCGGGACCGGAACAGACGCTGTTTTGA
- the pcnB gene encoding polynucleotide adenylyltransferase PcnB — protein MSSVTEHSPRIVPRPEHSISRANISSNAVKVLNRLKQSGYQAYLVGGGVRDLLLGHEPKDFDVATDALPEDVRRVFRNCRLIGRRFRLAHVFFGPEIVEVATFRAANVTSGDDDDARQIENGMILRDNVFGSIAEDALRRDFTVNALYYNIEDFSLVDYAGGLDDIAAGRLRLIGDDPVARYREDPVRMLRAVRFACKLGFMIDPRCEAPLFELAPLLHDVPPARLFEEILKLFQAGCALSAFEKLRHYGLFAELFPETENCLAAEEQDFPITFVNRGLDNTDRRLQEGKPIAPFFLFAVLLWEPVRQEYQRLLDAGHGPSEAMAVASGSINGRQQRRVAIPKRLGLPMREIWSLQPALERRRGKRPFALINHPRFRAAYDFLLLRAESGEVDTELAEWWTQFQQVNATERAVMTSEQKSSGTRRRRRRRKVRTDQPNTTGDASTPAVPPV, from the coding sequence TTGTCTTCTGTGACTGAACATTCACCTCGCATTGTGCCGCGCCCGGAGCACAGTATTTCGCGCGCGAATATCAGCTCGAATGCGGTAAAGGTGCTCAACCGGCTGAAGCAGAGCGGCTATCAGGCTTATCTGGTGGGCGGTGGTGTGCGCGACTTGCTGCTCGGGCATGAGCCGAAGGACTTTGATGTCGCCACCGATGCGCTCCCGGAGGATGTGCGGCGGGTGTTTCGTAATTGCCGGCTGATCGGGCGGCGGTTTCGCCTCGCGCATGTGTTCTTCGGGCCAGAGATCGTCGAGGTGGCGACCTTCCGCGCCGCGAACGTGACCAGCGGAGATGATGATGACGCGCGCCAGATCGAAAACGGCATGATCCTGCGCGATAACGTCTTTGGCAGCATTGCCGAGGATGCGTTACGACGCGATTTCACGGTTAACGCGCTCTATTACAATATCGAGGATTTTTCGCTGGTCGACTACGCCGGGGGGCTCGACGATATCGCCGCCGGTCGCTTGCGACTGATTGGCGATGATCCTGTCGCGCGCTACCGCGAGGACCCCGTGCGCATGCTGCGGGCGGTGCGCTTTGCCTGCAAACTGGGTTTCATGATCGACCCGCGCTGCGAGGCACCCTTGTTTGAGCTCGCACCGCTGTTGCACGACGTCCCCCCGGCGCGGCTGTTCGAGGAGATTCTCAAGCTATTTCAAGCGGGTTGTGCCTTGTCGGCGTTTGAGAAGCTGCGCCATTACGGGCTCTTTGCCGAGCTTTTCCCCGAAACCGAAAACTGCTTGGCGGCGGAGGAACAGGATTTCCCGATTACTTTCGTTAATCGCGGACTCGACAATACCGACCGTCGATTGCAGGAAGGCAAGCCAATCGCGCCTTTCTTCCTGTTCGCGGTGCTGCTGTGGGAGCCGGTGCGGCAGGAGTATCAACGACTGCTTGACGCTGGTCATGGCCCATCGGAGGCGATGGCTGTCGCCTCGGGCTCGATCAACGGGCGCCAGCAAAGGCGGGTGGCAATCCCCAAGCGCCTGGGTCTGCCGATGCGCGAGATCTGGTCTCTGCAGCCCGCGCTGGAGCGGCGGCGGGGCAAGCGCCCCTTTGCCTTGATCAATCATCCGCGCTTTCGCGCCGCCTACGATTTTCTGCTGCTGCGTGCGGAATCGGGCGAGGTGGATACGGAACTTGCCGAGTGGTGGACCCAGTTTCAGCAGGTCAATGCGACCGAGCGCGCCGTCATGACGAGCGAGCAAAAGTCGTCTGGGACCCGCCGACGGCGACGCCGGCGCAAGGTGCGCACCGATCAGCCCAACACGACGGGCGATGCATCCACGCCTGCCGTGCCCCCTGTTTGA